In Bacillota bacterium, the genomic stretch TTCATGATTGTGCACTGCCAACTCCTTCAGCATGGGTATCTAAAATTTAAATCTCGCCATCATGTTTACTCCTATTTTACCATATTAGCCGCAAAAAAGCGAACGTAAGTTCTTGGTAAAAGTATCCATGTTGGCAGCCAAAGGATGCATTTGCGTCGTTCATGAAAACATGTTCCAAGTAAGAAAACAAACATGAAGCTTCACGAAACTCCACAAAATGCCGATTATAGCTCCGCAAATAACGCATCAACATCAAAAGATAAATCAGGAAAACTAGGATGGATAAATGTTCCCTCCGCATAGCGGACTATTGAAGTGTAATAATTATTCCGCAGCTCATAGGCCTCAATGATGCCCTCATGGGGATCTACTATCCAGTAATGGGGTATCCCTGCCTCTTGGTAAACACTTAGTTTTATTACTCGATCTGTGCGGGAGGTTGATGGAGACAAAATTTCCACTACAAGTTCAGGTAGGGAATCCACGGGATCATTCTTAGCCGGTCTTGAACTGGGTAGATAAATTAAATCGGGTTGGACTACTGTATACTCATTGAAGTAAACATCCAAGGGGGCATTAAAAACCTCACCCTTAGGATCAGTACTAGCGAAATAAGCGATCAAGATTTGCTGCAATCGTCTAGAAACACGCCGATGGATAAACGAAGGACTTGGCTCCCGGAATATTAGTCCATTAATTAGTTCTGTGGTGTAACCTGCTTCCGCTGGCAGCTTGGCATAATCAGCATATGTTAATTTTGTAGTTTCAGCATAATCTGAAGATTCGTCTTGGACAACTCCGCTTGTGCCGTTGTGCAGCGCAGCTAAAACGTCTTCTACGTTATAGCGGTATTGACGAGGCCCCAATTCTATATAGGGAATTATTTTTTTCCTTGTGTAGCGCCAGATAGTATCTACTGAGAGATCCAGAAATTCTGCCAACTCACGTGCAGAAACAAGTTTCTTGTTGGACACATTACCCCTCCTCACAACTAAAATCTGCTAATGTAAACTTCGCTTATTAATTTACAACTTATCTAAA encodes the following:
- a CDS encoding helix-turn-helix domain-containing protein, with amino-acid sequence MSNKKLVSARELAEFLDLSVDTIWRYTRKKIIPYIELGPRQYRYNVEDVLAALHNGTSGVVQDESSDYAETTKLTYADYAKLPAEAGYTTELINGLIFREPSPSFIHRRVSRRLQQILIAYFASTDPKGEVFNAPLDVYFNEYTVVQPDLIYLPSSRPAKNDPVDSLPELVVEILSPSTSRTDRVIKLSVYQEAGIPHYWIVDPHEGIIEAYELRNNYYTSIVRYAEGTFIHPSFPDLSFDVDALFAEL